In Cucurbita pepo subsp. pepo cultivar mu-cu-16 chromosome LG04, ASM280686v2, whole genome shotgun sequence, the following are encoded in one genomic region:
- the LOC111794055 gene encoding lysine histidine transporter 1-like isoform X3 — protein MVLSWIITLYTLWQMVQMHEMVPGKRFDRYHELGQHAFGEKLGLYIVVPQQLIVEVGTNIIYMVTGGQSLKKFHDLVCPSCKSIKLSYFIMIFASVHFVLAHLPNFNSLSGVSLTAAVMSLAYSTIAWTTSATKGVQPDVDYGYKASTTSGIALNFLNGLGDVAFAYAGHNVVLEIQATIASTPEKPSKGPMWKGVVVAYIVVALCYFPVAFIGYWMFGNSMKENILMSLEKPTWLIAIANMLVVIHVIGGYQIYAMPVFDMIETVLVKKMHFKPSFTLRFMARNVYVAITMFIGICFPFFGGLLGFFGGFAFAPTTYFLPCVMWLSLYKPKMFGFSWWTNWICIVLGVVIMVTTPIGGLRNIILQSKNYYFFS, from the exons ATGGTATTGTCATGGATCATCACTTTATACACATTATGGCAAATGGTGCAAATGCATGAAATGGTTCCTGGGAAGAGATTTGATAGATACCATGAACTCGGTCAACATGCGTTTGGAGAGAAATTAGGCCTTTACATTGTGGTGCCTCAACAACTCATTGTTGAAGTTGGTACCAACATAATTTATATGGTGACTGGAGGGCAATCGCTGAAAAAGTTTCACGACCTTGTTTGCCCGAGCTGCAAGAGTATCAAATTATCTTACTTTATCATGATCTTCGCTTCAGTTCACTTTGTACTCGCCCACCTCCCCAACTTCAACTCCCTCTCTGGTGTCTCTTTGACTGCAGCTGTTATGTCCTTGGC TTACTCGACGATTGCTTGGACAACCTCCGCCACAAAGGGTGTTCAGCCAGATGTGGACTATGGATACAAAGCTAGTACTACATCAGGGATAGCTTTGAACTTCTTAAATGGTCTGGGAGATGTGGCTTTTGCTTATGCAGGGCATAATGTGGTGCTCGAGATACAGGCAACAATCGCATCTACACCGGAGAAGCCCTCGAAAGGACCGATGTGGAAAGGAGTCGTTGTCGCTTATATCGTTGTTGCCCTGTGCTACTTCCCTGTTGCTTTTATTGGATACTGGATGTTTGGAAATTCCATGAAAGAAAACATTTTGATGTCACTAGAGAAACCTACATGGCTCATTGCAATTGCTAACATGCTTGTTGTGATCCATGTTATAGGAGGTTACCAG ATATATGCAATGCCAGTGTTTGACATGATAGAAACTGTATTGGTGAAGAAAATGCATTTCAAGCCTAGTTTTACGCTTCGATTCATGGCTCGGAACGTATATGTCG CAATCACAATGTTCATTGGCATTTGCTTCCCTTTCTTTGGTGGTCTACTTGGATTCTTTGGAGGATTTGCCTTTGCCCCAACAACATATTTC cTACCCTGTGTCATGTGGCTTTCCCTTTACAAACCCAAAATGTTTGGATTCTCTTGGTGGACTAATTGG ATATGCATCGTACTTGGAGTGGTTATAATGGTCACAACGCCTATTGGAGGACTCAGAAATATCATACTTCAATCGAAGAACTACTATTTCTTCTCATAA
- the LOC111794055 gene encoding lysine histidine transporter 1-like isoform X1 — MGTEGPPRTSINGGNDDGTNKTKEQKAIDDWLPISSSRNAKWWYSAFHNVAAMVGAGVLSLPSAMASLGWGPGVVVMVLSWIITLYTLWQMVQMHEMVPGKRFDRYHELGQHAFGEKLGLYIVVPQQLIVEVGTNIIYMVTGGQSLKKFHDLVCPSCKSIKLSYFIMIFASVHFVLAHLPNFNSLSGVSLTAAVMSLAYSTIAWTTSATKGVQPDVDYGYKASTTSGIALNFLNGLGDVAFAYAGHNVVLEIQATIASTPEKPSKGPMWKGVVVAYIVVALCYFPVAFIGYWMFGNSMKENILMSLEKPTWLIAIANMLVVIHVIGGYQIYAMPVFDMIETVLVKKMHFKPSFTLRFMARNVYVAITMFIGICFPFFGGLLGFFGGFAFAPTTYFLPCVMWLSLYKPKMFGFSWWTNWICIVLGVVIMVTTPIGGLRNIILQSKNYYFFS, encoded by the exons ATGGGAACTGAAGGTCCTCCAAGAACAAGCATTAATGGTGGCAACGACGAT GGCACCAATAAAACAAAGGAACAAAAGGCAATAGATGATTGGCttccaatttcttcttcaaggAACGCGAAATGGTGGTATTCTGCCTTTCACAATGTGGCTGCCATGGTTGGTGCTGGCGTCCTTAGTCTTCCGTCTGCAATGGCAAGCCTTGGATG GGGTCCTGGTGTGGTTGTCATGGTATTGTCATGGATCATCACTTTATACACATTATGGCAAATGGTGCAAATGCATGAAATGGTTCCTGGGAAGAGATTTGATAGATACCATGAACTCGGTCAACATGCGTTTGGAGAGAAATTAGGCCTTTACATTGTGGTGCCTCAACAACTCATTGTTGAAGTTGGTACCAACATAATTTATATGGTGACTGGAGGGCAATCGCTGAAAAAGTTTCACGACCTTGTTTGCCCGAGCTGCAAGAGTATCAAATTATCTTACTTTATCATGATCTTCGCTTCAGTTCACTTTGTACTCGCCCACCTCCCCAACTTCAACTCCCTCTCTGGTGTCTCTTTGACTGCAGCTGTTATGTCCTTGGC TTACTCGACGATTGCTTGGACAACCTCCGCCACAAAGGGTGTTCAGCCAGATGTGGACTATGGATACAAAGCTAGTACTACATCAGGGATAGCTTTGAACTTCTTAAATGGTCTGGGAGATGTGGCTTTTGCTTATGCAGGGCATAATGTGGTGCTCGAGATACAGGCAACAATCGCATCTACACCGGAGAAGCCCTCGAAAGGACCGATGTGGAAAGGAGTCGTTGTCGCTTATATCGTTGTTGCCCTGTGCTACTTCCCTGTTGCTTTTATTGGATACTGGATGTTTGGAAATTCCATGAAAGAAAACATTTTGATGTCACTAGAGAAACCTACATGGCTCATTGCAATTGCTAACATGCTTGTTGTGATCCATGTTATAGGAGGTTACCAG ATATATGCAATGCCAGTGTTTGACATGATAGAAACTGTATTGGTGAAGAAAATGCATTTCAAGCCTAGTTTTACGCTTCGATTCATGGCTCGGAACGTATATGTCG CAATCACAATGTTCATTGGCATTTGCTTCCCTTTCTTTGGTGGTCTACTTGGATTCTTTGGAGGATTTGCCTTTGCCCCAACAACATATTTC cTACCCTGTGTCATGTGGCTTTCCCTTTACAAACCCAAAATGTTTGGATTCTCTTGGTGGACTAATTGG ATATGCATCGTACTTGGAGTGGTTATAATGGTCACAACGCCTATTGGAGGACTCAGAAATATCATACTTCAATCGAAGAACTACTATTTCTTCTCATAA
- the LOC111794055 gene encoding lysine histidine transporter 1-like isoform X2 has translation MVDKTWGPGVVVMVLSWIITLYTLWQMVQMHEMVPGKRFDRYHELGQHAFGEKLGLYIVVPQQLIVEVGTNIIYMVTGGQSLKKFHDLVCPSCKSIKLSYFIMIFASVHFVLAHLPNFNSLSGVSLTAAVMSLAYSTIAWTTSATKGVQPDVDYGYKASTTSGIALNFLNGLGDVAFAYAGHNVVLEIQATIASTPEKPSKGPMWKGVVVAYIVVALCYFPVAFIGYWMFGNSMKENILMSLEKPTWLIAIANMLVVIHVIGGYQIYAMPVFDMIETVLVKKMHFKPSFTLRFMARNVYVAITMFIGICFPFFGGLLGFFGGFAFAPTTYFLPCVMWLSLYKPKMFGFSWWTNWICIVLGVVIMVTTPIGGLRNIILQSKNYYFFS, from the exons ATGGTAGATAAAACTTG GGGTCCTGGTGTGGTTGTCATGGTATTGTCATGGATCATCACTTTATACACATTATGGCAAATGGTGCAAATGCATGAAATGGTTCCTGGGAAGAGATTTGATAGATACCATGAACTCGGTCAACATGCGTTTGGAGAGAAATTAGGCCTTTACATTGTGGTGCCTCAACAACTCATTGTTGAAGTTGGTACCAACATAATTTATATGGTGACTGGAGGGCAATCGCTGAAAAAGTTTCACGACCTTGTTTGCCCGAGCTGCAAGAGTATCAAATTATCTTACTTTATCATGATCTTCGCTTCAGTTCACTTTGTACTCGCCCACCTCCCCAACTTCAACTCCCTCTCTGGTGTCTCTTTGACTGCAGCTGTTATGTCCTTGGC TTACTCGACGATTGCTTGGACAACCTCCGCCACAAAGGGTGTTCAGCCAGATGTGGACTATGGATACAAAGCTAGTACTACATCAGGGATAGCTTTGAACTTCTTAAATGGTCTGGGAGATGTGGCTTTTGCTTATGCAGGGCATAATGTGGTGCTCGAGATACAGGCAACAATCGCATCTACACCGGAGAAGCCCTCGAAAGGACCGATGTGGAAAGGAGTCGTTGTCGCTTATATCGTTGTTGCCCTGTGCTACTTCCCTGTTGCTTTTATTGGATACTGGATGTTTGGAAATTCCATGAAAGAAAACATTTTGATGTCACTAGAGAAACCTACATGGCTCATTGCAATTGCTAACATGCTTGTTGTGATCCATGTTATAGGAGGTTACCAG ATATATGCAATGCCAGTGTTTGACATGATAGAAACTGTATTGGTGAAGAAAATGCATTTCAAGCCTAGTTTTACGCTTCGATTCATGGCTCGGAACGTATATGTCG CAATCACAATGTTCATTGGCATTTGCTTCCCTTTCTTTGGTGGTCTACTTGGATTCTTTGGAGGATTTGCCTTTGCCCCAACAACATATTTC cTACCCTGTGTCATGTGGCTTTCCCTTTACAAACCCAAAATGTTTGGATTCTCTTGGTGGACTAATTGG ATATGCATCGTACTTGGAGTGGTTATAATGGTCACAACGCCTATTGGAGGACTCAGAAATATCATACTTCAATCGAAGAACTACTATTTCTTCTCATAA
- the LOC111792730 gene encoding 54S ribosomal protein L37, mitochondrial-like encodes MAMSQIRLVRRSLLNTKEDLIKLTNVRTFAAGGKKKGSKGGGAATDAPKASILSKEVKSTTVVGANILKEGADPKVMADSEYPDWLWRLIDKRPALSELRRKDAKTLPYEDLKRFVKLDTRARIKENNSSKAKN; translated from the coding sequence ATGGCTATGAGCCAAATTAGATTGGTTAGAAGAAGCCTTCTGAATACCAAAGAAGATCTGATAAAATTGACAAATGTTCGAACATTTGCTGCTGGGGGCAAAAAGAAGGGTTCTAAAGGAGGGGGTGCGGCTACTGATGCTCCTAAAGCATCAATTCTAAGTAAAGAGGTCAAATCTACCACTGTAGTTGGTGCCAATATTCTTAAGGAAGGTGCAGATCCAAAAGTCATGGCAGATTCGGAGTACCCTGATTGGCTGTGGCGTTTGATCGATAAGCGTCCAGCTCTTAGTGAATTACGAAGGAAGGATGCCAAAACGCTTCCCTATGAGGATCTCAAGCGCTTTGTTAAGTTGGATACTCGAGCAAGGATTAAGGAAAACAACTCTAGTAAGGCGAAGAATTGA
- the LOC111792729 gene encoding cytosolic Fe-S cluster assembly factor NBP35: MENGEIPEDANENCPGPQSESAGKSDACQGCPNQSICATAPKGPDPDLVSIAERMATVKHKILVLSGKGGVGKSTFSAQLSFALAAMDFQVGLMDIDICGPSIPKMLGLEGQDVHQSNLGWSPVYIESNLGVMSIGFMLPNPDDAVIWRGPRKNGLIKQFLKDVYWGELDFLIVDAPPGTSDEHISIVQCLEATGIDGAIIVTTPQQVSLIDVRKEVSFCKKVGVKVLGVVENMSGLTQPLLDLKFLKTTETEEQVDVTEWAAEYIREKAPELLNLITCSEVFDSSGGGAAKMCRDMGVPFLGKVPLDPQLCKAAEEGRSCFGDQKCRVSAPALKKIIENLLESQGLSTMSIDDKA, encoded by the exons ATGGAGAACGGCGAAATTCCTGAAGATGCTAATGAAA ATTGCCCAGGTCCTCAATCGGAGTCGGCAGGGAAATCAGACGCTTGCCAAGGATGTCCCAACCAATCAATTTGTGCTACTGCTCCTAAAGGCCCTGATCCAG ACCTGGTTTCGATAGCTGAACGAATGGCAACGGTTAAGCACAAGATTCTAGTTCTATCCGGGAAGGGCGGGGTTGGAAAGAGCACGTTCTCTGCCCAGCTTTCATTTGCGCTAGCTGCCATGGACTTCCAGGTCGGTCTCATGGACATCGATATATGTGGCCCAAGTATACCAAAGATGCTAGGCCTAGAAGGTCAAGATGTGCATCAGAGCAACCTTGGATGGTCCCCTGTTTACATAGAGTCCAACCTTGGAGTTATGTCAATAGGATTCATGCTCCCTAACCCTGACGACGCAGTCATTTGGAGAGGCCCTCGAAAAAACGGGCTCATTAAGCAGTTTCTAAAGGATGTGTACTGGGGAGAACTCGACTTTCTGATTGTCGACGCCCCACCAGGCACTTCAGATGAACACATTTCAATCGTACAATGTCTCGAAGCTACTGGAATCGATGGCGCAATCATAGTCACCACCCCACAACAAGTTTCTCTCATCGACGTGCGCAAAGAAGTGAGTTTCTGCAAAAAAGTCGGTGTCAAAGTCCTTGGTGTCGTAGAGAACATGAGTGGCTTGACTCAACCACTGTTAGATCTGAAGTTTCTAAAGACAACTGAGACAGAGGAGCAGGTAGACGTAACAGAATGGGCAGCAGAGTACATCCGAGAAAAAGCGCCCGAGCTGCTTAACTTGATTACTTGCAGCGAAGTGTTCGATAGCAGTGGGGGTGGGGCTGCAAAAATGTGTAGGGACATGGGGGTGCCATTTCTAGGGAAGGTGCCATTGGATCCACAGCTTTGTAAGGCAGCAGAAGAAGGAAGGTCCTGCTTTGGTGACCAGAAATGTAGGGTAAGTGCCCCAGCACTGAAGAAGATCATAGAGAACTTGCTAGAAAGCCAAGGGTTGTCAACAATGTCAATAGACGATAAGGCTTag
- the LOC111792728 gene encoding glucose-6-phosphate 1-dehydrogenase, cytoplasmic isoform-like: MESGGWHVEKRASLRNDSFSGEDNVPETGCLSIIVLGASGDLAKKKTFPALFHLFIQGFLLSNEVHIFGYARSKISDDDLRDRIRGYLVKGKTADSKQLEEVPKFLQLIKYVSGSYDSAEGFQNLDKEISEHEVSKNSIEGSSRRLFYLALPPSVYPSVCKMIKHYCMNKSDLGGWTRIVVEKPFGKDLASAETLSSQIGELFDEPQIYRIDHYLGKELVQNLLVLRFANRFFVPLWNRDNIANVQIVFREDFGTEGRGGYFDQYGIIRDIIQNHLLQVLCLVAMERPISLKPEHVRDEKVKVLQSVMPINDEEVVLGQYEGYTDDPTVPDHSNTPTFATMVLRIHNERWEGVPFIMKAGKALNSRKAEIRVQFKDVPGDIFKCKKQGRNEFVIRLQPSEAMYMKLMVKTPGLEMSTVQSELDLSYRQRYQDVIIPEAYERLILDTIKGDQQHFVRRDELKAAWEIFTPLLHRIDKGELKSLPYKKGSRGPVKADELLEKAGYLQSDGYIWIPPTL; this comes from the exons ATGGAATCTGGAGGCTGGCACGTTGAGAAAAGAGCTTCTCTTAGAAATGACTCTTTTTCTGGAGAGGATAATGTGCCGGAAACTGGCTGTCTCTCCATCATTGTGCTTGGAGCTTCTGGAGATCTTGCTAAAAAGAAGACATTTCCAGCTCTCTTCCACCTTTTTATCcag GGATTCCTACTATCAAATGAGGTCCACATTTTTGGTTATGCGAGGTCAAAAATTTCTGATGATGATCTAAGAGATCGCATACGCGG GTATCTTGTCAAAGGCAAAACTGCCGACTCGAAGCAATTAGAAGAAGTACCCAAGTTTCTGCAGTTG ATCAAATATGTTAGTGGTTCGTATGACTCCGCGGAAGGTTTTCAGAATTTGGATAAGGAAATCTCAGAGCACGAGGTTTCGAAAAATAGTATAGAGGGATCATCTCGTAGGCTGTTCTATCTTGCACTTCCTCCATCGGTATATCCATCGGTATGCAAGATGATCAAGCATTATTGTATGAATAAAT CTGATCTTGGTGGATGGACCCGGATTGTTGTGGAGAAGCCTTTTGGCAAGGACTTGGCATCTGCGGAGACGCTAAGTTCCCAAATCGGTGAATTGTTCGATGAACCGCAAATTTACCGTATCGATCACTATCTCGGGAAGGAATTGGTTCAAAATCTG TTGGTACTTCGTTTTGCAAACCGCTTTTTCGTGCCCCTTTGGAACCGTGACAACATTGCTAATGTTCAG ATCGTGTTCAGGGAGGATTTTGGGACCGAGGGGCGTGGTGGATATTTTGATCAATACGG GATTATTCGTGATATCATTCAAAATCATCTATTACAG GTTCTTTGTTTGGTTGCTATGGAAAGACCTATTTCCCTCAAACCCGAGCATGTCCGAGATGAGAAAGTAAAG GTGCTTCAGTCTGTGATGCCAATTAACGACGAGGAGGTAGTTCTTGGCCAATATGAAGGTTACACGGACGATCCTACAGTTCCTGATCACTCAAATACACCAACCTTTGCAACTATGGTGCTGAGGATACATAACGAAAGGTGGGAGG gTGTCCCGTTTATAATGAAGGCAGGGAAAGCATTGAACTCGAGAAAAGCCGAGATTCGAGTTCAGTTCAAGGATGTTCCCGGTGACATTTTCAAAT GCAAAAAACAAGGGAGGAACGAGTTCGTGATTCGCTTGCAACCTTCGGAGGCCATGTACATGAAGCTTATG GTCAAGACACCTGGACTGGAAATGTCAACTGTGCAGAGTGAATTAGACTTGTCCTATCGCCAACGTTATCAAGACGTTATAATCCCAGAGGCATACGAGCGTCTCATCCTCGACAC AATAAAGGGCGACCAGCAGCATTTCGTTCGTCGAGACGAGCTAAAG GCTGCCTGGGAGATCTTCACGCCATTGCTGCACAGAATCGACAAGGGAGAGCTGAAGTCACTTCCATACAAAAAGGGGAGCCGAGGTCCGGTGAAGGCCGACGAGCTACTCGAAAAAGCTGGTTATCTTCAATCCGATGGCTACATTTGGATCCCTCCTACATTGTAG